In the Clostridium sporogenes genome, one interval contains:
- a CDS encoding DUF1048 domain-containing protein: MDSIKKLIKSTNELSETLNDVNQETFTNIVCYLRASSLSERECEESIQEILDMFLTAETNKESIENIIGNNPQKFCDEIVQSYSAKKFSWENILVNSRIILDGFFILWTINIIFDYIPNILKSKSLLLNFNFSLSFVINTLLITILSFGVFNYVGKTAFKKESDKVFGIKFMLLYIIFIIISIFMWKKLSKIILFTTKMHYVLIFVAISYLILFILSKYTYKKA; this comes from the coding sequence ATGGATAGTATAAAAAAATTAATAAAATCAACTAATGAATTAAGCGAAACTTTAAATGATGTAAATCAAGAAACTTTTACTAATATAGTTTGTTATTTAAGAGCTAGTTCTTTATCTGAGAGAGAATGTGAAGAATCTATACAGGAAATACTAGATATGTTTTTAACTGCTGAAACTAACAAAGAATCTATAGAAAATATTATAGGAAATAATCCTCAAAAATTTTGTGATGAAATAGTTCAATCTTATTCTGCTAAAAAATTTTCTTGGGAAAATATTTTAGTTAACTCAAGAATCATATTAGACGGCTTTTTTATTTTATGGACAATAAATATAATTTTTGATTATATACCTAATATTTTGAAATCTAAAAGCTTACTTTTAAATTTTAATTTTTCTTTATCTTTTGTTATAAACACTTTATTAATTACTATTTTATCATTTGGAGTTTTTAACTATGTAGGTAAAACTGCCTTTAAAAAAGAATCTGATAAAGTTTTTGGTATTAAATTTATGTTACTTTATATAATTTTTATTATAATTAGTATATTTATGTGGAAAAAATTAAGTAAAATAATTTTATTTACTACAAAAATGCACTATGTATTAATTTTTGTAGCAATATCTTATTTGATACTATTTATATTATCTAAATATACTTATAAAAAAGCATAA
- the ileS gene encoding isoleucine--tRNA ligase produces the protein MYNKIDSNKSFVQREKSITDLWENKNIIEKSFNLNEDGQYFTFYDGPPTANGKPHVGHVLTRVMKDLIPRYKVMKGYKVLRKAGWDTHGLPVELEIEKKLGISGKPQIEEYGIEKFVTECKDSVFKYTSLWKQMSEQLGFWVDMDNPYITYDNNYIESVWWALKQMWNKELLYKGHRVTPYCPRCGTALSSHEVAQGYKDVKEATAFVKFKIKGEENKYFLAWTTTPWTLPSNLALAINKSYDYVEVLNNGEHYILAKELLGKVIEGEYEVVKEFKGEEIVGVEYEQLFKFEVPEKKAFYVVHADYVTLTDGTGIVHTAPAYGDDDSKTGKKYDLPLINLVDSEGKFVDSVEPWKGMFVKKADPKILEYLKENGMLYKSEKFTHSYPHCWRCNTPLLYYPKDSWFVRMTSLRDDLVKNNNTINWNPDNIRTGRFGKFIENVIDWGISRDRYWGTPLPIWECECGHRECIGSIEELKEKGINVPENIELHKPYIDGVKLNCSHCGKEMTRTSEVIDCWFDSGSMPFAQHHYPFENKEVFENTFPAQFISEAVDQTRGWFYTLLAISTALFGKSSYENCIVLGHVLDKHGLKMSKSKGNVVDPFDVLENEGADATRWHFYTASAPWLPTRFSEEDVRETQRKFLSTLWNVYSFYVLYADLDNFNPLDYKEFKSEHVMDKWILSKLNSLIKNIEEHLDNYRITQAALELEEFVDELSNWYVRRNRSRFWSTELTEDKIGAYTTLYRVLTTVIKVAAPFVPFVTEEMYQNLVANLDKNAEESVHLCKWPSYNNDAMDKDLEEKMDLAYKIVKLGRSARNSVNIKNRQPLQKMLVSTKELPEYYEDIIREELNIKEILSGADLSNYVNFEIKPNLPVLGKKYGRFIPAIRKEIGAMNQMELAQSINNGKSVFINIEGCEDQIELTAENLLVTMQGLDGFAFAGEGEIGVVLDTHITEELKEEGFLREILSKVQNMRKESGFEVADKINLYVSGNSMLNDIVKKYEDEIKVETLSEKISYDENKEYSECKINGESYNMAMEVVK, from the coding sequence ATGTATAACAAAATTGACTCTAATAAAAGTTTTGTACAAAGAGAAAAAAGTATAACTGATTTATGGGAAAATAAGAATATTATAGAAAAAAGTTTTAATTTGAATGAGGATGGACAGTATTTTACATTTTATGATGGCCCACCAACAGCTAATGGAAAACCACATGTAGGACACGTTCTTACAAGAGTAATGAAAGATCTTATACCAAGATATAAGGTTATGAAAGGATACAAGGTTTTAAGGAAAGCCGGATGGGATACACATGGTCTTCCTGTAGAACTTGAAATAGAAAAGAAATTAGGTATATCAGGTAAACCTCAAATAGAGGAATATGGTATAGAAAAGTTTGTTACAGAGTGTAAAGATAGTGTATTTAAATATACAAGTCTTTGGAAACAAATGTCTGAACAATTAGGATTCTGGGTAGATATGGATAATCCATATATAACTTATGATAATAACTATATAGAATCTGTTTGGTGGGCATTAAAACAAATGTGGAACAAAGAACTTTTATATAAAGGCCATAGAGTAACACCATACTGTCCAAGATGCGGAACTGCATTATCTTCTCATGAAGTTGCTCAAGGATATAAAGATGTAAAAGAAGCAACAGCTTTTGTAAAATTTAAGATTAAAGGAGAAGAGAATAAATATTTTCTTGCTTGGACAACAACTCCTTGGACATTACCAAGTAACTTAGCTTTAGCAATAAATAAATCTTATGATTATGTAGAAGTGTTAAATAACGGAGAACACTATATATTAGCTAAGGAACTTTTAGGAAAAGTAATAGAAGGTGAATATGAAGTAGTTAAGGAATTTAAAGGTGAAGAAATAGTAGGAGTTGAATATGAACAACTATTTAAATTTGAAGTTCCTGAAAAGAAAGCTTTCTATGTAGTACATGCGGATTATGTAACTCTTACAGATGGTACTGGAATAGTTCATACAGCTCCAGCCTATGGAGATGATGATAGTAAAACAGGTAAAAAGTATGATTTACCTTTAATAAATCTAGTTGATAGTGAAGGTAAATTCGTAGATTCAGTAGAACCATGGAAAGGAATGTTTGTAAAGAAAGCTGACCCTAAAATATTAGAATATTTAAAAGAAAATGGTATGCTTTATAAATCAGAAAAATTTACACATTCTTATCCACATTGTTGGAGATGTAATACTCCACTTTTATATTATCCAAAGGATAGCTGGTTTGTAAGAATGACATCTTTAAGAGATGATTTAGTAAAAAATAATAACACTATAAACTGGAATCCAGATAATATAAGAACAGGTAGATTTGGTAAATTTATAGAAAATGTAATAGATTGGGGTATTTCTAGAGATAGATATTGGGGAACACCTCTTCCAATATGGGAATGTGAATGTGGTCATAGAGAATGCATAGGAAGTATAGAAGAATTAAAGGAAAAAGGAATAAATGTTCCAGAAAATATAGAACTTCATAAACCATATATAGATGGCGTTAAATTAAATTGTTCACACTGTGGAAAAGAAATGACTAGAACAAGTGAAGTTATAGATTGTTGGTTTGATTCAGGTTCTATGCCTTTTGCTCAACACCACTACCCATTTGAAAATAAAGAAGTATTTGAAAATACATTTCCAGCTCAATTTATTTCAGAAGCTGTAGACCAAACTAGAGGATGGTTCTATACATTACTTGCTATATCTACAGCATTATTTGGAAAAAGTTCTTATGAAAATTGTATAGTTTTAGGTCACGTATTGGATAAGCATGGACTTAAAATGTCAAAATCAAAAGGAAATGTAGTTGATCCATTCGATGTATTAGAAAATGAAGGCGCAGATGCTACAAGATGGCATTTTTACACAGCTAGTGCACCATGGCTACCAACAAGATTCTCAGAAGAAGATGTAAGAGAAACTCAAAGAAAATTCTTAAGTACATTATGGAATGTATATTCATTCTATGTTTTATATGCGGATTTAGATAACTTTAATCCATTAGACTATAAAGAGTTTAAATCAGAGCATGTAATGGATAAATGGATATTATCTAAGCTTAATTCTTTAATTAAGAATATAGAAGAACATTTAGATAACTATAGAATAACTCAAGCTGCATTAGAACTTGAAGAATTTGTAGATGAACTTTCAAATTGGTATGTAAGACGTAATAGATCAAGATTCTGGAGTACAGAACTTACAGAGGATAAAATTGGAGCTTATACAACATTATATAGAGTTTTAACTACAGTAATAAAAGTAGCAGCACCATTTGTACCATTTGTTACTGAAGAAATGTATCAAAATTTAGTTGCAAATTTAGACAAAAATGCAGAAGAAAGTGTTCATTTATGTAAATGGCCATCTTACAATAATGATGCTATGGATAAAGACTTAGAAGAAAAAATGGACTTAGCTTATAAAATAGTTAAGTTAGGACGTAGTGCTAGAAACTCAGTAAATATAAAGAACAGACAGCCTCTTCAAAAAATGTTAGTTAGTACAAAAGAGTTACCAGAATACTATGAAGATATAATAAGAGAAGAACTTAATATAAAAGAAATTTTATCTGGAGCAGATCTGTCTAACTATGTTAACTTTGAGATAAAACCTAATTTACCTGTATTAGGTAAAAAATATGGAAGGTTTATACCTGCTATTAGAAAAGAAATAGGTGCTATGAATCAAATGGAATTAGCTCAAAGTATAAATAATGGTAAATCTGTATTTATAAATATTGAAGGTTGTGAAGACCAAATAGAACTTACAGCAGAAAATTTACTTGTAACAATGCAAGGATTAGACGGATTTGCTTTTGCTGGTGAAGGAGAAATAGGAGTAGTATTAGATACACATATTACAGAAGAATTAAAAGAAGAAGGTTTTCTAAGAGAAATACTTAGTAAAGTTCAAAATATGAGAAAAGAAAGTGGATTTGAAGTAGCAGATAAAATTAATTTATATGTTTCAGGAAATAGTATGTTAAATGATATAGTTAAAAAATATGAAGATGAAATAAAAGTAGAAACTTTATCAGAAAAAATTAGTTATGATGAAAATAAAGAATATAGTGAATGTAAAATAAACGGAGAAAGTTACAATATGGCAATGGAAGTTGTTAAATAG
- a CDS encoding PadR family transcriptional regulator, translating to MNDKSQLLRGTLEGCILKIINDKETYGYEIAENLKLYGFKDISEGTIYPLLIRLEKNKFLNSTKKPSPYGPKRKYYTLSKKGLEELNSFYTNWLELKNSVDKIFLTYSKEESSNG from the coding sequence TTGAATGATAAATCTCAACTTTTAAGAGGAACCTTAGAAGGATGTATTCTTAAAATAATAAATGATAAAGAAACTTATGGATATGAAATAGCTGAAAATCTTAAATTATATGGTTTTAAAGATATAAGTGAAGGTACAATTTATCCACTACTTATAAGATTGGAAAAAAATAAATTTTTAAACTCTACAAAAAAACCTTCTCCTTATGGACCTAAAAGAAAGTATTATACCCTCTCAAAAAAAGGATTAGAAGAATTGAATTCTTTTTACACTAATTGGCTGGAACTTAAAAATAGTGTAGATAAAATATTTTTAACTTATTCAAAGGAGGAATCTTCAAATGGATAG
- a CDS encoding AAA family ATPase, with protein sequence MKCSEKIKNIFYYLLRIKKMNKCSSNVRTYEALYTKKDILKNSYCNVNKDKDDNITIKISKEAGKIYDKIYKQYLDGENEVILGQAILALRTNKDIMHPIITSKVQVDFMDKENILSLKIPNKIKLEMEICDFLSKNLFKKIMKGKNNWEKEKIDIMNYNNIKNKIQLLLNDDSEIVFKDVEDLNDIQLTEEPTIYNCPILIIRKKDNSLWNKEVESMVEEIENGYDIPKTIEALVEEKEIEKDYSNKNQWKECKEDILFPLEANEEQISIAKKICENEAILVQGPPGTGKSHTITNLICHFLAHGKKVLVTSETSRALRVLINKMPEDIKPLCINLLDDNNGEYELEQCIKNICDNLCENPSEIIDDIYILNNERDKCKKNQEILYNKLKEIEFMENKKIHFGGNYYKLVHIGSWLNENQYKYDWIKDNIRYEDIKPVNEEQFNKLIKVLKNNGKEYIDNINESIFICNKIPSYKEVENKLDRIIYLESNLSFYKNKIKGWYIPAECKCNYDILLDFLYNCIEKMKSITEEPILGKMFKMYYSSEVFRDSINNFLLNLNNSKEKLIKIRSNINQYSIEIKEINDIDIFIKDYEKVYSKVKGKKKIGKIFKAINNKYDYIFRNCYINGENIKNIEHLNIINDYVEERKIYNFLNRLLDNIINNYIQEDFNYNIDNLISIENIINNLDIIMNWNREFRDKIIKLLGRIRIPININWYEINTYEYFIQCIESIKSINEYNDLKAFMEIIKKQVRNFESLNSMIKGIDKEDISYIKEAYIHIEKIMSMKSDMDEINYTYKKLEESCPKTLEFILENYKKDYKFNNWENAWKWAQYNNLFKKLEKIDEKKLQEQLIEEKNKEKQIINQIISKKAWKNIILNINEEQKRSLFSWVQAVKRIGKGRGKFVLQYSNIAKEEMEKCKSIVPVWIMPLEKVIENIKPSKEQFDVVIFDESSQSNIFAISALMRAKKAIIVGDDKQISPEVVGIDQGMINNFIEKYLDDIPHNQWFDLQTSLYDTALRTFKDRIMLKEHFRSVPEIVQFSNKLCYGDLIVPLRYPKIREVFNSPIRCIKVENGYREKTKPININEGEALVNKILECCRDSKYNGMTMGVISLLGDAQSEFIETLLKNNLSKEEIKRRKLVCGDAYSFQGDERDVMFLSMVVADNMKYTALTKETDIKRFNVAMSRARNQIFLFYSIDYKNINKNCVRYKLIDYCYNYKNYKSKLPNINYVMQTKFQKDIYNNIKNLKCDIKSNIKLGKYIIDFILQGEHSRIAIICDDGNLYENNNVEKVLDLEMDLTRLGWVFYKIRGSKFYRDPEREIEKLNKFLMETGLYKNDSKEILKNNLQVV encoded by the coding sequence ATGAAGTGCTCAGAAAAGATAAAAAATATATTTTATTATCTTTTAAGAATAAAAAAAATGAATAAGTGCTCAAGTAATGTTAGAACATATGAAGCCCTATATACTAAGAAAGATATACTTAAAAATAGTTATTGTAATGTGAATAAAGATAAAGATGATAATATAACTATAAAAATATCTAAAGAAGCAGGAAAAATATATGATAAAATTTATAAACAATATTTAGATGGAGAAAATGAAGTAATATTAGGACAAGCTATTTTAGCATTGAGAACAAATAAAGATATAATGCATCCTATAATAACTTCAAAGGTACAAGTTGATTTTATGGATAAGGAAAATATATTAAGTTTAAAAATTCCTAATAAAATAAAATTAGAAATGGAGATTTGTGATTTTTTAAGTAAAAATTTATTTAAAAAAATTATGAAGGGAAAGAATAATTGGGAAAAAGAAAAAATAGATATAATGAATTATAATAATATAAAAAATAAAATACAATTATTATTAAATGATGATTCTGAAATAGTATTTAAGGATGTAGAAGATTTAAATGATATACAATTGACAGAAGAGCCTACCATATACAATTGTCCAATACTTATAATAAGAAAAAAAGACAATAGTTTGTGGAATAAAGAAGTTGAATCAATGGTAGAGGAAATCGAAAATGGCTATGATATACCTAAAACTATTGAGGCTTTAGTTGAGGAAAAAGAAATAGAGAAAGATTATTCTAATAAAAATCAATGGAAGGAATGTAAAGAAGATATATTGTTTCCTTTAGAAGCCAATGAGGAGCAAATTTCTATAGCAAAGAAAATTTGTGAAAATGAAGCTATATTAGTTCAAGGTCCACCAGGGACAGGCAAAAGTCATACTATAACAAATCTCATATGTCATTTTTTAGCTCATGGGAAAAAGGTACTGGTTACTAGTGAAACTAGTAGGGCATTAAGAGTATTAATAAATAAAATGCCTGAAGATATAAAACCTTTATGTATAAATTTATTAGATGATAATAATGGAGAATATGAGTTAGAGCAATGTATTAAAAATATATGTGATAATTTATGTGAAAATCCAAGTGAAATAATAGATGATATATATATATTAAATAACGAGAGAGATAAATGTAAAAAAAATCAAGAAATTTTATACAATAAACTAAAAGAAATTGAGTTTATGGAAAACAAAAAAATACATTTTGGAGGGAATTATTATAAATTAGTTCATATAGGGTCATGGTTAAATGAAAATCAATATAAGTATGATTGGATTAAGGATAATATAAGATATGAAGATATAAAACCAGTTAATGAAGAACAATTTAATAAATTAATAAAAGTATTAAAAAATAATGGAAAGGAATATATAGATAATATAAATGAATCGATTTTTATATGTAATAAGATACCTTCATATAAAGAAGTAGAAAATAAATTAGATAGAATCATATATTTAGAGAGCAATCTAAGTTTCTATAAAAATAAGATAAAAGGATGGTATATACCTGCAGAATGTAAATGTAATTATGATATTTTGTTAGATTTTTTATATAATTGTATTGAAAAGATGAAGAGCATAACAGAGGAACCTATTTTAGGAAAGATGTTTAAGATGTATTATTCAAGTGAAGTTTTTAGAGACTCAATAAACAATTTTTTGCTTAATTTAAATAATTCCAAGGAGAAGTTAATAAAAATAAGAAGTAATATAAATCAATATTCCATAGAGATAAAAGAAATAAATGATATAGATATATTTATAAAGGATTATGAAAAAGTATATTCAAAAGTCAAGGGGAAAAAGAAAATAGGTAAAATATTTAAGGCTATTAATAATAAATATGATTATATTTTTAGAAATTGTTATATAAATGGAGAAAATATAAAAAATATAGAACATTTGAATATTATAAACGATTATGTAGAAGAAAGAAAAATATATAATTTTTTAAATAGATTATTGGATAATATAATAAATAATTATATACAAGAAGATTTTAATTATAATATAGATAACCTAATTTCAATAGAAAATATAATCAATAATTTAGATATAATAATGAATTGGAATAGAGAATTTAGAGATAAAATAATAAAATTGTTAGGTAGAATAAGAATACCTATTAATATAAATTGGTACGAAATAAACACATATGAATATTTTATACAGTGTATAGAATCTATAAAATCAATAAATGAATATAATGATTTAAAAGCTTTTATGGAAATAATAAAAAAACAGGTTAGAAATTTTGAAAGTCTAAACTCTATGATAAAAGGTATAGATAAAGAAGATATAAGCTATATAAAAGAAGCTTATATTCATATAGAAAAAATTATGTCAATGAAATCTGATATGGATGAAATAAACTATACTTATAAAAAATTAGAGGAAAGTTGTCCTAAAACATTAGAATTTATACTGGAGAATTATAAAAAAGATTATAAATTTAATAATTGGGAAAATGCATGGAAATGGGCACAATATAATAATTTATTTAAAAAATTAGAAAAGATAGATGAAAAGAAATTACAAGAGCAATTGATAGAAGAAAAGAATAAAGAAAAGCAAATAATAAATCAAATAATTAGTAAAAAAGCATGGAAAAATATAATATTAAATATTAACGAGGAACAAAAAAGAAGTTTATTTTCATGGGTACAAGCTGTAAAAAGAATTGGAAAGGGAAGAGGAAAGTTTGTATTACAGTATAGTAATATAGCAAAAGAAGAAATGGAAAAATGTAAGTCTATAGTCCCAGTTTGGATTATGCCTTTAGAAAAGGTAATAGAGAATATAAAGCCTTCTAAGGAGCAGTTTGATGTAGTAATATTTGATGAAAGTAGTCAGAGCAATATATTTGCAATATCTGCACTAATGAGAGCTAAGAAAGCAATAATAGTTGGAGATGATAAACAGATTAGCCCAGAAGTAGTAGGAATAGATCAAGGTATGATTAATAATTTTATTGAAAAATATCTCGATGATATACCTCATAATCAGTGGTTTGATTTACAGACAAGCTTATATGATACAGCTCTTAGAACATTTAAAGATAGGATAATGCTTAAGGAGCATTTTAGATCTGTACCGGAAATAGTACAGTTTAGTAATAAGCTTTGTTATGGAGATTTAATAGTGCCTCTTAGATATCCTAAGATAAGAGAGGTGTTTAATTCACCTATTAGGTGCATAAAAGTTGAAAATGGATATAGAGAAAAAACTAAGCCAATAAATATTAATGAAGGAGAAGCGTTGGTAAATAAGATATTAGAATGTTGTAGGGATAGTAAATATAATGGAATGACAATGGGAGTTATATCCTTATTGGGGGATGCTCAAAGTGAGTTTATAGAAACCTTATTAAAGAATAATCTAAGTAAAGAAGAAATAAAGAGAAGAAAATTAGTTTGTGGAGATGCATATTCTTTTCAAGGCGACGAAAGAGATGTAATGTTTTTATCTATGGTAGTTGCAGATAATATGAAATATACTGCATTAACAAAAGAAACTGATATAAAAAGATTTAATGTAGCAATGAGCAGGGCTAGAAATCAAATATTCCTTTTTTATTCTATAGATTATAAAAATATAAATAAAAATTGTGTAAGATATAAACTTATAGATTACTGCTATAATTATAAAAATTATAAAAGTAAATTGCCAAATATAAATTATGTTATGCAAACTAAATTTCAAAAGGATATATATAATAATATTAAAAATTTAAAATGTGATATAAAATCAAATATTAAATTAGGGAAGTATATTATAGATTTTATATTACAAGGAGAACATAGTAGAATAGCTATAATATGTGATGATGGTAATTTGTATGAAAATAATAATGTAGAAAAAGTTTTAGATTTAGAAATGGATTTAACTAGATTAGGATGGGTTTTTTATAAAATAAGGGGAAGCAAATTTTATAGAGATCCAGAAAGAGAGATTGAAAAACTTAATAAGTTCTTAATGGAAACTGGATTATATAAAAATGATTCTAAAGAAATATTAAAAAATAATCTGCAAGTAGTTTAA
- a CDS encoding MBL fold metallo-hydrolase, giving the protein MKIKWLGHSCFILESNSKITIITDPYEPSIGIHRINYASDICTISHNHFDHNFKDNLNKNCMIIDTPIGYKHKDLKIQGFKSYHDKLKGLKRGNNIIFKFNIDGFNICHLGDLGHLLSDDFIYKLGHIDVLLIPIGGNYTLNGKEASTLCKSLNSNIIIPMHYGLNNIKIKLDGLENFLIHMDNNLEIESNTIKLENSIKDYRNMVYILKI; this is encoded by the coding sequence ATGAAAATTAAATGGCTAGGTCATTCTTGTTTTATTTTAGAAAGTAATTCTAAAATAACTATAATAACCGACCCTTACGAACCTAGTATAGGTATTCATAGGATAAATTACGCTTCAGATATATGTACTATAAGTCATAATCATTTTGACCACAATTTTAAAGATAACTTGAATAAAAATTGTATGATTATAGATACACCTATAGGATATAAACATAAAGATTTAAAGATACAAGGATTTAAAAGTTATCATGACAAATTAAAAGGACTTAAAAGAGGTAATAATATAATATTTAAATTTAATATAGATGGTTTTAATATATGCCATTTAGGTGATTTAGGGCATCTATTATCTGATGACTTTATTTATAAATTAGGACATATAGATGTATTGTTAATACCTATCGGAGGAAACTATACACTTAATGGTAAAGAAGCTTCTACATTATGCAAAAGCTTAAATAGCAATATAATAATTCCAATGCACTATGGACTAAATAATATAAAAATTAAACTGGATGGTCTAGAGAACTTCTTAATTCATATGGATAATAACTTAGAAATAGAATCTAATACTATAAAATTAGAAAATAGCATAAAGGATTATAGAAATATGGTTTATATACTTAAGATTTAG
- a CDS encoding LacI family transcriptional regulator produces MAVSIKDVAKEAQVSIATVSRVLNNIDVVNEDTKKKVLDAIDKLGYRPNIVARSLKTQKSKTIGIIIPDISNQFYPEIVRGAEDVANIYDYNIMLCNTDLDPEKEMEYLRVLREKMADGVLYMSNSLEKNILELIKSLQLPVVLVETKDNEEKLPSVTIDNLKASLDATEYLINKGNKNIAYIGLHEDMANAAALRYEGYKLALRKNNIKENKNLVYLGGMKVRDGYEAINKILEKEKVDAVFCADDEIAMGTINALRDKNINVPDDIDVMGFNNIYSSDVFYPKLTTIGQPMYDMGSVGMRMLIKIINKEELENDNYVLQYKIIERDSCKK; encoded by the coding sequence ATGGCGGTTTCCATTAAAGATGTAGCCAAAGAGGCACAAGTTTCCATAGCTACTGTTTCAAGAGTATTAAATAATATAGACGTCGTAAATGAAGATACTAAAAAGAAGGTATTAGATGCAATAGATAAATTAGGATACAGACCTAATATAGTAGCTAGAAGTTTAAAAACACAAAAATCTAAGACTATAGGAATAATAATACCAGATATATCAAATCAATTTTATCCAGAAATAGTAAGAGGTGCTGAGGATGTAGCTAACATATATGATTATAATATAATGCTATGTAATACAGACTTAGATCCAGAAAAAGAAATGGAATACCTAAGAGTTCTAAGAGAAAAAATGGCAGATGGTGTTTTATACATGAGTAATTCTTTAGAAAAAAATATATTAGAACTAATTAAAAGTTTACAATTACCAGTAGTTTTAGTAGAAACAAAAGATAATGAAGAAAAATTACCTAGTGTAACTATAGATAATTTAAAGGCATCTTTAGATGCTACAGAATATTTAATTAATAAAGGCAATAAAAACATAGCTTACATAGGATTACATGAAGATATGGCAAATGCAGCAGCTTTAAGATATGAAGGATATAAATTAGCACTAAGAAAAAATAATATTAAAGAAAATAAAAACTTAGTTTATTTAGGTGGTATGAAAGTTAGAGATGGTTATGAAGCTATAAATAAAATATTAGAAAAGGAAAAAGTTGATGCTGTTTTCTGTGCTGATGATGAAATAGCCATGGGAACAATAAATGCTCTAAGAGATAAAAACATAAATGTTCCTGATGATATAGATGTTATGGGCTTTAATAATATATATTCTTCTGATGTATTTTACCCTAAATTAACAACTATAGGTCAACCAATGTATGACATGGGTTCTGTAGGAATGAGAATGCTTATAAAAATAATAAATAAAGAGGAATTAGAGAACGATAATTATGTACTACAGTATAAAATAATAGAAAGAGATTCCTGTAAAAAATAG
- the nrdG gene encoding anaerobic ribonucleoside-triphosphate reductase activating protein encodes MENKYLQVAGFLDNSLVNGLGLRSVVFVSGCKHNCEGCQNKEMQSFCYGDKILLKDILNRIESNIPLIKGVTFSGGEPLEHVEELKILSEEVKNLGLNVWCYTGYNFEYIKKELDKNHQLKKLMESIDVLIDGKYDESKKDGSLKYRGSSNQRIIDMKKSLSENNIVTLNL; translated from the coding sequence ATGGAGAATAAATATTTACAAGTAGCAGGTTTTTTAGATAATTCATTAGTTAATGGATTAGGACTTAGATCAGTAGTATTTGTATCAGGTTGTAAGCATAATTGTGAAGGTTGCCAAAATAAAGAAATGCAATCATTTTGTTATGGGGATAAGATATTATTAAAGGACATATTAAATAGAATTGAAAGTAATATACCTTTAATAAAGGGAGTAACATTTAGTGGAGGAGAACCACTAGAACACGTAGAAGAACTAAAGATTTTATCTGAAGAAGTAAAAAATTTGGGATTAAATGTATGGTGTTATACAGGGTATAATTTTGAATATATTAAAAAAGAGCTTGATAAAAACCATCAATTAAAGAAATTAATGGAATCAATAGATGTATTAATAGATGGTAAATATGATGAATCAAAAAAAGATGGATCCTTAAAATATAGAGGATCTTCTAATCAGAGAATAATTGATATGAAAAAAAGTTTAAGTGAAAATAATATTGTTACTTTAAATTTATAA